The following are from one region of the Coffea eugenioides isolate CCC68of chromosome 2, Ceug_1.0, whole genome shotgun sequence genome:
- the LOC113763974 gene encoding flavanone 3-dioxygenase 3 gives MEDKRESSAAPTSFTSVLKLSQMGAAASVPKRYVLPPSQRPNLGLCPNLAIVSPIIDLSSLHHPIHGLRIKEEVRLACKDSGFFQVINHGIPLSVMNNALDAATDFFELPHEEKMSLASANIREPVRYGTSLNHVEDRVLFWRDFIKHYSHPISTWIDQWPSNPKTYKEKMGNYTQAVHALHRKLMGVVFENLGLSPKYLHEGIDEGSQVMAVNCYPTCPEPDLVLGMPPHSDYGYMTIILQNHQGLEIMSHDKKWYQVPVRKGALVIQIGDQMEIISNGLCKSLVHRATVNSDTDRISIASLHSLALERKVGPAPLLVDDQHPLSYAEGSFSGFLDFISNNDIMEVRYIDALKKNP, from the exons ATGGAAGACAAACGAGAGAGTTCTGCTGCTCCCACTTCATTCACTAGCGTCTTGAAACTCTCCCAAATGGGGGCTGCTGCTTCTGTTCCCAAACGCTATGTTCTTCCTCCATCGCAGCGTCCTAATCTTGGCCTTTGTCCAAATCTTGCCATCGTCTCGCCCATTATAGACCTGTCCTCGTTACACCATCCAATTCATGGGCTTCGAATCAAGGAGGAAGTACGCCTAGCATGCAAGGACTCAGGATTTTTCCAG GTCATTAATCATGGGATACCTCTTTCAGTCATGAATAATGCCCTAGACGCTGCAACTGACTTCTTTGAGTTGCCACACGAAGAGAAGATGTCACTTGCATCAGCCAATATCCGCGAACCTGTTAGATATGGAACCAGTCTGAATCATGTTGAGGATAGGGTTCTCTTTTGGAGAGACTTCATCAAACATTACTCTCATCCGATTTCAACTTGGATCGACCAATGGCCATCAAATCCAAAAACCTACAA GGAAAAAATGGGAAACTATACGCAAGCTGTGCATGCATTGCATAGAAAGTTGATGGGAGTTGTATTTGAGAACTTAGGGCTAAGCCCTAAGTACTTACATGAGGGCATTGATGAAGGATCCCAAGTCATGGCTGTGAACTGCTATCCTACATGTCCTGAACCAGATCTCGTACTAGGCATGCCACCACACTCGGACTACGGTTACATGACTATAATACTTCAAAATCATCAGGGACTAGAAATCATGAGCCATGACAAGAAATGGTATCAAGTTCCAGTCAGGAAAGGAGCCCTGGTGATTCAGATAGGAGATCAAATGGAAATAATCAGCAATGGTCTATGTAAGAGCCTTGTCCACCGCGCTACGGTTAACTCGGACACTGATCGTATTTCCATTGCGAGCCTTCATAGTTTAGCCTTAGAGAGGAAGGTAGGACCTGCCCCGCTGCTTGTGGATGATCAACATCCTTTGTCCTACGCAGAAGGGAGCTTCAGTGGTTTTCTtgacttcatttcaaataaTGACATCATGGAAGTGAGGTATATAGACGCTCTGAAGAAGAATCCATGA
- the LOC113762252 gene encoding mavicyanin-like has product MALRVAALFLLLSTPAVYAVQHVVGGPGGSWSTAGGYSTWAAGETFNVGDTLLFNYDTSHGVIEVSKDDYDNCNTGNALQSYTGGKSSVTLSKPGSMYFICPTLGHCGQGMQLAVNVQGSSSPPSSSTPTTPSTPSGSTAPSTSPTTSSPSAKSSPSGSNGAVSGLDSLNHLMLGLSLVLGALFVRV; this is encoded by the exons ATGGCCTTAAGGGTTGCAGCCCTTTTCCTCCTGCTTTCAACCCCCGCAGTTTATGCTGTCCAACATGTTGTGGGAGGCCCCGGCGGGAGCTGGAGTACTGCCGGAGGTTACAGCACTTGGGCTGCTGGAGAAACCTTTAATGTTGGTGATACACTCC TTTTCAACTATGATACCTCTCATGGCGTTATCGAAGTAAGCAAGGATGATTATGACAACTGCAATACTGGAAATGCCCTTCAATCTTATACTGGAGGCAAAAGCAGCGTTACTTTATCCAAACCTGGTTCAATGTACTTTATTTGTCCAACACTGGGGCACTGCGGACAGGGTATGCAATTGGCTGTCAATGTCCAGGGTAGCAGCAGTCCTCCTTCTAGCTCCACCCCCACCACCCCCTCAACTCCTTCTGGTTCAACTGCACCAAGTACTTCACCAACAACATCTTCACCAAGTGCTAAAAGCTCACCATCTGGGTCCAATGGAGCTGTCAGTGGTCTTGACAGCTTAAATCATTTGATGCTCGGACTTTCGCTTGTCTTGGGAGCCCTGTTTGTTCGCGTTTAA
- the LOC113762251 gene encoding uncharacterized protein LOC113762251 — protein MQSPCINACKTITGFTHQHHAFYPSSSPSSTSFSSARKFNSYPSISCNFDGNDRKLNDRGRLILVKQAAAGGKENVWSVDNEMAEAEKEKGKMKRRKKKRGGVANGRKRNVGNRNSRFMVSGAMLVEVETVLQTQEPVSRPAWHTFASSLSGIWKGVGAVFSPFTAEMEPIDIGNKNENLFDCYTLSRVEAVPSASGEQTTQIKRRINWVTLNPYGEIPQLNEGEYMRHARSDNGQASLSRKETSNRFSTHNLPKFEAFNFGRSDIMEEDVMGIEPGLVIFEDGSYSRGPVDIRVSEFDESKYFLSPTYKFEQCLVKGCHKRLRIVHTIEFGNGGSDIQIMRVAVYEEQWDSPASIPDESELEVDLQPFSQRERVQPSELIGSWKVFEVSATPIYGEDIMLEESHGAPYVYLCTETLKKRSLPEHSVYFGEEEMLDMQDVTILWLPGGVTGYVDVNKDGILCVGVGWYSDEGINLVMERDYGTDGKLKEVRWKSEMKRRWSNPPPM, from the exons ATGCAATCTCCTTGTATAAATGCCTGCAAAACCATCACTGGCTTCACACATCAACACCACGCTTTCTACCCTTCTTCCTCTCCTTCTTCAACATCATTTTCATCAGCTCGTAAATTCAATTCTTACCCCTCAATTTCGTGCAATTTTGATGGCAATGATCGGAAATTGAATGATAGGGGAAGATTGATATTAGTGAAGCAGGCGGCGGCGGGGGGGAAGGAGAATGTATGGAGTGTGGATAACGAAATGGCAGAAGcagagaaagaaaagggaaaaatgaagcgcaggaagaagaaaagaggaggGGTTGCTAATGGTAGGAAAAGAAATGTGGGGAACAGAAATAGTAGGTTTATGGTTTCTGGTGCTATGTTAGTGGAGGTTGAAACTGTTTTACAAACTCAG GAACCTGTGAGTCGCCCAGCATGGCATACATTTGCAAGTAGTCTCAGTGGGATATGGAAGGGAGTGGGAGCTGTTTTTTCTCCCTTCACTGCAGAGATGGAGCCAATTGACATTGGGAACAAGAATGAGAACCTATTTGACTGTTATACTTTGTCTCGTGTGGAAGCAGTCCCATCTGCTTCTGGGGAACAGACTACTCAAATCAAAAGGCGAATAAATTGGGTCACACTGAATCCTTATGGTGAAATTCCACAGTTAAATGAAGGTGAATATATGCGTCATGCGAGGTCTGACAATGGGCAGGCTTCTTTGTCCAGGAAAGAGACATCCAATAGATTTTCAACTCACAATTTGCCAAAATTTGAGGCTTTCAATTTTGGAAGGAGTGACATTATGGAAGAAGATGTCATGGGAATAGAACCTGGTCTTGTTATCTTTGAG GATGGATCATATTCAAGAGGCCCGGTTGACATCCGGGTTAGCGAATTTGATGAGTCCAAATATTTCCTTTCTCCAACTTACAAATTTGAACAA TGTTTGGTTAAAGGTTGCCATAAAAGATTGCGGATTGTTCATACAATAGAATTTGGTAATGGCGGTTCAGACATCCAAATAATGAGGGTTGCTGTTTATGAAGAACAGTGGGATAGTCCTGCTAGTATCCCTGATGAAAG TGAGCTGGAGGTAGACTTGCAGCCATTTTCTCAGAGGGAAAGAGTTCAACCATCAGAATTAATTGGCTCATGGAAAGTGTTTGAGGTGAGCGCCACACCTATCTATGGTGAAGACATCATGTTAGAGGAAAGCCATGGTGCACCTTACGTGTACCTCTGCACAGAAACCCTAAAGAAGAGAAGCCTGCCTGAACATTCAGTTTACTTTGGGGAGGAAGAGATGCTAGACATGCAGGATGTTACCATCCTCTGGCTGCCAGGAGGCGTCACAGGCTATGTTGATGTGAATAAGGATGGCATCCTTTGTGTTGGAGTTGGGTGGTATTCTGACGAGGGGATAAATCTTGTGATGGAAAGGGATTACGGAACAGATGGGAAACTCAAGGAGGTCAGGTGGAAATCTGAAATGAAGAGACGGTGGTCTAATCCACCCCCCATGTAA